GTCCGATAAGTTCAGACCATTTGCGCTCGTCTGTCTGGCACGCTTCCTGTATATTCTTTAAATCGCTATAAACAACATTCTTATAGTTTTTCATAGATATATAGGGAAGCCCCATTAATAAGTCAACTGGAGCTTGGTTGTAAGTGTTTGTGGAATCTTGACCAGCTTCCAAACCAATGGATGCTGCGACGGCTGGATCTGGCTCTTTTTCCAATACCTTTAAGTCTTGAAACATCAAGGATGTAGCATAAGCACTAGAAGACCAAAGGATTCGCAACTTAGGAAACGCAAGCGTTAAAAGCACCAACTTGGATTGTACATCTGATTTACCAATTTCAGTTGAAAGATCCGAAAACGGCTATTATgttagaaaatgaaatttagGTTGTTTTGAATTACATACAGGAGAAGTAAACGTTTGATTTTGCTCATATTCGATTAGCAGCACGGGTATTTCATAGTGCTCTAGCATAGCTTCACACTGAGAATAAAGTCTACCACTACTCAACGATTGTATTAAGTCACGAATAGACTTCCTTTCAACACAAATATTTGGAGAAAGCACATAATCGCCGACCAGTATTTGACAGGGAATAACAGAGAAGTTGTTTCCATGCAATATGGATGGTAAAGAGCTTCGGAATTCTCGAAGATCCACCACTATCTACAGCTGTTAGTACAAAGTTAATAATAGGCTTGACATACCCttggtttttcatttgttacTGATACATGGCCTCCACCAGCAATTCGTGTGTTCACgtttctcaaaaatttggtttcttgGCCTTCAAAACGTTCATTTTCTCCTGTAAGGATAATAGCCATgttctaaaaaaattagttTAATTGCTCGAACTTTTTTATGACTTACTGATCGCTCCCTAATTAATTTGGAGAAGGAATCTTTCTCTCTTCTTACGGTATACAGgtatttttgttcttcaACGGATCCTCCATAATAAACGAAATATACTCGTGTTGCCCTTTGTGGATAGGTAGCTTTATACACCTCAATCCTCCGGATGAAGTCAGGATCAGAATCGAACATTATAATGAATCGTGGGCGCAAAGTATTAAGGAGAAGGGTATCCAATTCGTAGTTATAagtataaatataaatggAATTATTATCACTTAATACCTCAAaagattcattttcttcctgCGTATAAGTTGACTTCGATATTTGTGAGAGTAAACTAACTGTTAATAAGAAGAATAATTGAGAGACACTTACAGTCTTTCCAATCTTATATCATTGGAAAAATTTTCTTGAGTTACATTGCTTTCTGGAGTTGATCGAGACATAGCTGTGCCGCCTCCTCTTACTCTTCGTCGTTTAGAAGCAGGTGTACCCTTCCTGCTAGTTTCAGGTgtactttgcttttctttagagtttttttcaattttgctTATGGATTTGCTCATATTTCTGTATTGTTCACGCCATTGAAAATAGTCCATCAGTCGATTGTTCATCATTTTGAAGGACTCTTTATTGTCGTAATGTATAGTACTTAAGTAGTCTCGTAATTGTAAGCAAGTACGTTCTTCCGAGCACATTATCAAAATTGAGTTCGTTGAGAAATCTAAAAGTTAACAGAAGACCTTATATCGGAAACATACCAGGGTCATTACTTTCATGGAGTACGTTTTCATGGCttatttcttctaaaaCATCGCGCAAAACAGACCACTTTGGCTGTTCTTCTAAAACAGGATAATACTCATCCATGGATCCAGCTGGAGAACGATAAACACGATCTCTAGCTATCCGAATCAATGTATTTGCGGAATCCAACATGAGCCACGGCGATGGTTGAGAATTACTAGAAAATCCCCCTGTGCGTACAGAAAGAATGATAGTATCCAAAATCTTAAGAAAGCTGACACAATCGTAGGAGATTAGTgcaattaaaagaaattttaaCGTTGAAAGGTCACCTACCAGTTGCTTAGTCTTAGGACTCACGCGATGCCAAACCGGATCAAGTTGACGACGAATAGTTACATCAAAGCTCTTGTGTAAAGCAGAATCAATGTTCCATTCTTCCATGTCGAGGTAAGCCGAGTTATATCTCCGTAGTTCTCGAACGGTAGCTTCAATACAAGAAAGTAGGCAAGATTGAATTGATTTCTGAGAATCTGTAAAATCGACATTTAGCTCGATAACGTCTGCTGGAGTCTTTTCTAAAGACTCGGTCACATCAACATGGAAACGAGGATAAATGAAGACATGGCGAAGAAACATGCATCTCAACGCATTGCTGAGAGCGTTAACTCCCATCAAAAATCGTTCCGGATCATCACTAAAAGCTTTTATGAATCCAGTCCTGTTTTTCTCTCTATACAATCGTATTATGAAAGCCTCTGTTCCGGTTGAGACAATTCTGTGAAACGTCAGGTTAGTTGACAGaattcaaataaataataccTGTCTGCATGCAGCAAAACGATGCCCGTAATATTTTCTGTCGGGATTATCTGAGTTAATAAATCCATCACCAAAATTCGACTGGTGACTGAAAAAATACCTCCCTCTTGGTATGCTTTTTCTCTATAATTTATTAGTTAGTTTATAAATCTTTTTAACCTCAATGACCGACATGTTTACTTACCGTTTGTCTACAGACATAGTTTCTGTGTTTACAATTTGCAGACCTTTTCCCaactcttcttccaattctcGCTGTAATAGCTCATTATCGTTAAAATTGGCTCCGACAAGCAGAACTAAAGAATTTGGAATGGCAAAATAAGCTAAAACATTTGCTGCAATTTGAAGTAAAGAAAGGCCTGGTGCCATAACACAGAGTCCGTCCTCATTAATAACTtcattaaatattttttgttggtaGGATAGTGTTAGATGGAGAGGTACCTCcatgtttttgaatgtcAGACCTTGAAAACGCAATTAATTGTAAATACTTGTAAGCGTGGATTTTAAGTCCCTCTAAAACGGTGCCTCAGGTAATGTATTCTTTCATAAGTATATTGAGAAACTACCCTTCAAattataaatgaaaagtgTTTGTAAAACACGAGTTTTAGTGACAAGTAGTTAGTTTTACCGTGAATATGGTAACTTGATGAATTCGCCTATTTTGTTCACGCAAGATAAAATAATGAGATATTCAGTTACATAATTAAATTTAATTCATATATTCTTTCTATAAGAAAGGTTTGTGATGTACATTTAGATGCCATCATTGCTATCGCTGGCATTTTTGTAGCAGTGAAACTAGCAGTGAACCACTACATATACATGTCAAGAGATACTCGATCGCGGTCGCCGCCAAGACGACCATCTCATAGAGATCGGTACAATTATAAAAGTTCGAAACATTACGATCGCTACGATGACCGTCGAAGATCCAATTACGGTCACCAAAGTAGATCGGAGTATCATGGATCCCACAGTTCACGTAGGAATCATAGAGAGGATAATTGGAAACATGATCGGTATAGGTACGATGATAcgaatgaaagaagaaatgcaaTTTTCCCAGCTAATAGGGGCTCCCGTTCACCACGATACAATGCTCCTCCGATTTCTGAAGATTCCTCTCGTGGACGAAACTACGCAAGTGTTCCTGAAAGAACTCCTgaggaaagcaaaaaagagGAGCAGCCTGTAAGAAGATCTCGGTTCGACCAGCCAGCCAAAACAGAACGCCCGCCGCCTCCTCCTTCAACAAGCTTAAATAATACATCTGAACGTATAGCtgttattgaaaaaaaaccgCATGAATctgaagaaacaaaagataaATCTGGATTTGCTTCGTCAAATCCCCCTCTTGATCCCAAAATCCAAGCACGCTTAGAAAAAGTACGTGCATGGAAGGAATCGAAAGCTGCACAATCAGCAAGTAAGATAGATTCATCTAGTGTGACCAAGCCTACTAAAAATTTAATGCATGATGATAAGAACGCTATGCCTTCTAAAGGAATCTCGGGGTTTGAATTAGGGCGTTCAAACGACAACAACAAAGAAgcgaaaaaaatgaatcgCGTTCGTatggatgatgaagatgCTCCTAGACAATTGAATTTACGGGATTACGAAGACCTCTGGGACAAAGAAGATCGTGAAGGCGTTCAGGCTAACTCAAACCCGAATGCCATGGATGAAGATGAGGTCGACCCTTTAGACGCTTATATGGAATCGCTCGTCGGTACCGTTGACACTGTTCGACCAGGTTTATTGAACACTGAGGTCATTGACTCTCATGCGAATGAAGAGGACCGTATAACTCAATCGGaaactttggaagaagaagaaaacttacTCGCTCTTGCTGCTAAACgatcaaagaaaaaagatgtGATATCCGTAGACCATTCTAAAATGAGTTATGAAGATTTCCGAAAAGATTTCTATGTTGAGCCTGAAGAACTTAAACACCTTACTCCCGGAGAAGTCGACGAATTCCGTGCTTCCTTGGAAGGCATCAAAGTGCGTGGTGTAGATTGTCCTAAGCCTGTCACTAGTTGGAGTCAGTGTGGATTGTCTTCTCAAACTATGGAAGTAATTCGAGGTCTTGGTTATGGAAATCCAACGTCAATTCAGTCTCAGGCCATTCCCGCTATCTCATCCGGAAGAGATGTTATTGGCGTAGCTAAGACGGGTAGTGGTAAAACCATTGCATTTCTCCTTCCAATGTTCCGACACATTCGGGATCAGAGGCCTTTAAGAAATGGTGAAGGCCCTATTGCCATTATCATGACTCCAACGCGCGAATTGGCTGTCCAAATTCATCGAGAGTGTAAGCCTTTTGCAAAAGCTTTAAATTTAAAAGCCGTCTGTGCATATGGAGGTGCACCCATTAAGGACCAAATTGCAGAATTGAAGCGGGGAGCTGAAATTGTTGTGTGCACGCCTGGAAGAATGATTGATGTTTTGAGCGCCAACCAGGGACGAGTGACTAATTTACATCGCTGTActtatttggttttggaCGAAGCTGACCGCATGTTTGATTTGGGATTTGAACCACAGGTAATGCGGATTATAAATAATGTTCGTCCTAGCCGACAGAcggttttgttttctgctACTTTTCCAAGAGCCATGGAAGCTTTAGCTAGAAAGGTGTTAAAGAAGCCAATAGAAATTACAGTTGGAGGAAGATCCGTCGTTGCCTCTGAGGTTGAACAGATAGTTGAAATTCGCTCTGAAGGATCAAAGTTTATGCGCCTTTTGGAACTTCTTGGTGAACTATATAATACAAAGGCTGATGTACGAACTTTGGTGTTTGTTGATAGACAAGAAGCTGCCGATACTTTGTTCTCAGACCTGATGAAGCGTGGCTATAGTAGCAGCTCAATTCATGGAGGTAAAGATCAAAATGACCGTGATTCTACGATTAGTGATTACAAAGCGGGTGTTTTTGATGTTTTAATAGCCACCAGTGTAGCTGCTCGTGGATTAGACGTGAAATCATTACAACTTGTTGTGAATTATGATTGTCCTAATCATATGGAGGATTATGTACATCGGGTTGGCAGGACAGGCCGTGCTGGTCATACCGGTGTTGCTGTAACATTTATAACTCCGGACCAAGATAAATACGCTGTTGATGTAGCAAAAGCGCTGACTTTAAGTAAGCAGCATGTTCCAAATGAGTTACGGAAACTGGCAGACCAATTCCTGGATAAAGTCAAAGctggtaaagaaaaggctGCTGGTGGTGGTTATGGAGGTAAAGGTCTGTCCCGCTTAGATGAAACAAGAAACGCTGAGCGTAAAATGCAACGAAAAGCCTATGGTGAAGattatgaagaagaagaacaacaACAAGTTGAAGAGAACCAAGCTCCTTTGGAGAATTTACCCGCTGAAAAGTCTACTGGTGATTTTACACTTGACAGAGTTCGAGCAGCAATTGGTGGTATCACAGCTCGAGCATTGAGTGGTCAAAGTGCGCAAGCGAACAAGTTGTCACAACCCATCTCCATCATCAAAAGTGATACCGATGAATTTAAAGCAAAGGTAGAAATCAACGACTATCCTCAACAAGCAAGATGGGCTGTTACGAATAACGCTAATCTTGTGCATGTAACAGAATTGACTGGTACGAGTATAACAACGAGGGGTAACTTTTATCTTCCAGGAAAGAACCCAGAGCCTGGCGAGGAGAAACTATATCTTTGGATTGAAGGGCCATCTGAATTGGTTGTTAGTCAAGCTGTCGCTGAGCTTAAACGCTTACTTTTGGAGGCGCTAGAACACAGCCTTGAAGGATCAAGTAGGGCAGCTCCTACCGGGCGTTATAAGGTTGTGTAATGTACCTATATCTATTTTTGTATAgtagtattttttttttttttttttttaatttaagtaaaaataaaaagggaAGGTTCTTGAGTACGCGTTTTAACAGAAAGAAGTGTTCATTCTATATTTATGAAAGAGCTAAATTACTTGGTAACCGTTTGTGAGTGAATGTATTAATTTAATTTGCATTACAATGCTTTATGTTCATTACAGCATACCTGAATGCATATGAGATTCTATTAACACCGACTAGCTTGAGTCAACAAACGTCATATAAAAAAACTGGAACCGATTTTATATATAGCCTCTTTACACTTTTATAGAGAGTTACGTTCCTAACCAATTTGGTGATTTTTCCattctgtttgtttatatttacttGCAACCGTTACTTTAGGTAATTTATCAGAATTGTATTATATCGTGCATAATATAAAcgtacaaagaaaataaacagcGGATCTTAGCGATGGCGGTGCAGTTCATTTGCGTACTGTATCATATCGTTAAAGTACGCACGTAAACATTTCTACGAGTAAAAGCTTGGCGAGATTGACTATTGCCTTTACAGGGCAAAAACACAAAACAGGGCAAAAATGGGactagaagaagaaacaattgaTTACTATGAACTTCTTGGGATATCAGAAGATGCACAAGACGCTGACATTAATCGTGCATGGAGGAAAACTTCTCTAAAGTACCATCCAGACAAAAATCCAGACGATCCAAATGCTGCCGAGAAGTTCCATTTACTACAAATAGCTTACAATGCTTTAACGGATACAAAGACGCGTCAAGCTTACGATGCTGAACGACTGGCCAAGCTTGCTCGTCAAAGACGCGAAGAAGCATTCGATCTAAATAGAAGAACAATGGCCGATAAATTAAGGGACAgggaaaaaggattttatttttcggAACAGCAGAAAGATTTAGAGAATAATCGTTTGCGGGAAAAGTTGCGTTCTTTACAAGAGCAAAGTGCTAGATTACGACGAGAACGTGAAGAAAGATTATTTCAAGGTGACgattcaaacaaaagaaaaagagaagaaagtCCGGAGAAAACTCGGTCTATATCTGATCTTGATCGATCTGTGAAGGTCcgttggaagaaaaagtatgtCGACCAAGTCGATGAATCTTTACTACGTTCTTTCTATTCGAATTTTGGTCCAATTCACGATATaataattcaaaaaactgTTAATGATGACAAAAAATACGTTTACGCTattcttgtttttaatACCTTGGATGCCGCTTATTCTGCAGTAACAGCAGAATCCCCTTCAGTCATTAAGGATGCTCAATGGCTAAAGCCTTcagaaggaaagaaaagcgttgaagaaaaacaaccTAAAACATCAATGGACTACGAAGAATTAACGATGTTGCGAATGAAACAGAAGCAACGCGAAAGGGAACAGGAAATGAAAGCAACAACGGCCGAGACTTAATTTTTaatcaattttattttttctaaatagTAAAGAAATTCTCTTATTCCCGTATCGTTTGAATGGGTAATTACGGAGCACTCTGACTGGGAGACAAAGGCGTACGGAACCTTCCACCTTACTCAAGGTAGATCTGATGGAAAAAATCGTGATTTAACCAATTTTTGCGAATGAAGGTTAAtgcttttaatttattatttcattcttcaaaatggATACCAAAAGGGAATctcaattgcttttcgaGGCGTATTCATGAGGTGCCATTACTAAAGCCAAGTCTTAAGTTTTACAAGCGTaagaaagccaaaaaagtgaaaaaattaCTAATTGTAAAAGAGTTATTGAAGCAACCGCAACCAAATTTAAACGTGGATACCGATGCAaatgtttcatttttagcTGTCGAAGAAGGCCCTGCTTCCTTACGGACGTATTCAGTCGGAAACGTTAGCCACATGTATAATGGTATTCGGGTTCCTCCAAAGCCAGAGGAACCTTTGAACTGCTGTCAAAGTGGCTGTTCTATTTGTGTCTGGGATGTTTTTGCTGATGACTTGGAAGAATACAACCAAGCTCGGCGGAAGGCCAAAAGAAGTTTTctggaaaagcaaatgacGCTTCCCAAAGAACTTGAAAGTGTATCGCTTGAGGAAACAAGCTCACTCAAGGAATTGCCACCTCAGCTACAGGCATTCGTACTTTTAGAGAAACGTCTGGCACAAGAGCAAAACCAACAATGAAACGTTGTACATGAATGTTATGAAGGATTACGATgaataaattttttcttcttataAAATTGGTGATTCGCTATTcacaaatgaaaagagaagTCTCAAACTTGAAGTATCATTCCCATTCGTATATAATCAAACaaggattttttaaaataaattcgTTTGCTGCATTCAATGATTAAATTTTAAACAACACATGAAAAACTGAAGTATGAGGAACAGaaaggaatggaagaaaagctCTATACATTACTGTTTAGGAGACGTCGTTTATGGAATGGGATTGGGATTTTGATAGCCACCTTTTGCAAGCCATTCAAAATACATTTCGTCGTTTACCTGCTTAGACAAGTCTGCTCGAGATATATCAATTCGAAACTGAGGATTTTTTAAGAGAGTCAGCATATGCAAGCAGGTGGGATAAATGATAAATTTGACATATTCAGGTTCCCTCCAGTATTCCAAATATTCTAGATACTGCAGGAAACTTTCGTCCTCAAAGTATTTATGTTGAGCAAGAAAGTTTAAATACCAAGGATTCGATAACATCTGGACGAATTCCAACTCAATTTCAAACCGACCTTTCTCATCCGGTACACGAGAAAGAAGCCATTTCGAATCCATTGAAACAACCTGTATCTTTTAACTCTGAGCCTTTCTGCCGCAAAAATCAAGCTTCACAGATGGAACAGGCCTGCACCATGTTTAAAGGTATATGGATCTTAAATGCACATTATGGTAGATACTTTTGTGCGCTCAGGAAATGCTCGTtattcaataaataaacaaatagcACAGAATTCAATAGAGGTTGAGTTAAAAAAGGCCCTTTAGTTATTTTTGGTGAATGGATTTTACGaggaaaaatgaattgagGAATGGATCGATTACTTTTTGAGCGCTGCATCAATTGTCTGCGATGTCTAGAAATCGTTGTTTGGACtttatgatgaaaataagtaagatactctttttctttttcataaaagttttaaatTGAAGATTATATGATATAAATTTCTGATATCTCGAGGTTTGCGTTACAAAATGTTTCTAGTTAGAggtattctttttgttctaattttatttactttgtgaagatttataaataattaaagaGTACTTTACGAAAATAGTAATTTACCTGAATCTGTGATTAGCGACTGTTTATTACATACATAGCTGCGTCTACTCTCTGCTCGTAACTAATCACTgagcaaaaaataaaccgGATCCGACAACGTATGCTCTTATCCGTAAACATTATTATTTAGAAAGTTTATATTCAAAGTACTTTTCGAATCCCAATTATCCTAATTGGAAGTAGTTTGTTGagttttgttgaattttCAACCATAACATCCCTTTTTATGATTGAGGGAATTAGAATCGATTATTGGATATGtttttaatgaagaatATTGTTTTTGTGTACTCCGTCTTGGCATACTTTGCTCATTTTTGCTATGCGGTTTCTAGTATGTTTTGCATTGATCATGGCTCGAATTGTCTTTGGATTTAGAGCGATGAGAATTAGTAATTCTTTACTAACATGTTTTAACCACAGGCAAATCTGGAGCAGTCCCTCCGGGAGCAACCGCTACAAAAGTATATAGAATAGCTAGTGGTACACATGTTACGGGAGTAGAAACAACGATTTTTCGACCTCACAAGACTTACAAAGGACTGCCTACAGATGCATATTACAATTGTCATCCTCAAAAATATTATCAAAGTGATATGCCTATTTGCTTGCCTACTCCCGGTTCTCGTTGGATTAAGGGAAAGCCTCAAAGGGTGACTTGGGACCCTTTGTACTTTAAAGCAGATGAATTACGTCTCGTGTTGTCTTATCAAAATAAATCTGGGCTAATTGctatggaaaaaaaaataaaaaataaagacgGTATGATTTCGAGCAAACACCATTATAACGATAGGTGATTCACTAACACTACCCTTTAGGAGAGCTTAACCTGAAACCAAATGACAAATGGCTACATGGCGACTTTCTTCAGAACCTGACTGTCAACATTATAAGCGTAGGCGAGGGAAATCCTACTTTTATATCGGGCCCTAATATCACTCTACAAAAATCTTTAGACCCTCAGGAACAGTATGcagaagaacaagaaatttATGCACCTAAGCGTAATTTAAAAGCAGCTATTGCTGTGCCTTCTATCTTCTTGGGTATCATACTCATGATAGTATTGTATCACACATATCGGAAGGATACTTGGAAAATCTTTATTGCTAAGATGCGCTTACGAAAATCAAACGCTGGTTACGGAGTCCGTAAAAGTAGAAGACAGCGTACGCGTGGACGGCCAACTGTCAGCCTTGCTTCAAGAAGTGAACTTGTATACGACGATTCCGAAGACGAAGAGTATTTCAATTCACAACTTAAGAAAATGTATTAAACTGGAAAAATTGTGTCCTCCATTAAAGTTGGATCAATGTGTACTCACGTGGGCATCACATGCAATGTCAAATGTAATTTTTCTCGGTTTTCGTTCCTGATTATGTTGTATCCGAACCTTAGAGCTAATAATGATATTCTCTCttgttgatttttcttacactttgtttattcatgATTTGAGACAAAATATTATTCTTCAAGACCTAAAACCTACACAGCTGCCAAGGACATTTTCTGAATCCTAGTTCTGTACAtgcaatgaaaaaaaaagtgaacCATACCGTAGGAACACTTTCAGCATAAAAAGTTACAACAAGTCTCAGTTCTTTCAAACAAAGCACTATGGAATACACTTAACATAACATTAATTAGTTGTGATATAAGAATAATCTTATTTTTCAGGTCCTTATCACATGAGAAGAAGTCAGGACAAAGTCTTCCTTCCAAATATCATCTATGCCATAATAGAAGAACTTGAacactttttcttctttaggCTTCAAGAATCGGTAGCATtgaaatatataaaattgCTGGAAAGgtttgagttttttttaaaaaagtttcatttttgccTATAAACTGGATTTTAACGACTTCTTGAATACATATCCTTGGTTCCACTCCAATTATCGTACAGTACTTAACATActaagaagaagaaaagatacgtctttattaaaagggtgtaaataaaaatgtcAAGATTGGGTTctataaaaagaaaagggtCTCCAGAAGAAAGTATTCCAACCATTGATTCTCCAATTTACTTAAATCAAATAGCGTCTTTACCACAAGAGGATAATATACATTGTCTATCCTTAAAGCAATTAATTGGAAGCCCTCAATTGAAGCAGACATGGCAGTTCAACTTTTGTGTGGACTTAAATTTTATCcttgaaaatattcatccaaaagtttttcGGACGGTTGATATACGAATCACTCACGGATATGACAAAAAGTCAGACAGTCTGGCGAGACTGACCGCTCAAAAGGAACATTGTCCTCTTCAAGTCCAATTGTACAGCGTGTATGTACCCATGTGGGGAACCCATCATTCCAAAATCATGgtgaatttttttgaagatgaatCATGCCAAATTGTAATTCATACAGCAAACATGGTTGAGCCCGACTGGATTGGCATGTCCCAGGCTATTTACAAAACGCCGCTGCTGTTTCCCAAGTCAGGAGGAACAACCTCGGCGCCTAGTGCTCCTAATGGTGAAGAGGGATCATCGAGaaagaagacgaagaatGAGGTACAAAATGGTGTAGAAGTTGTGGATGTGGACGCTGAAACGGAAGACGAAAGTCCACTAGAAAGCGAAATGAATCAAGTTGGACAACAGTTTCAAgaagattttttaaattactTAACCAACTATAATCATACAAATGAACTCATaaataaactaaaaaaCTATGATTTCTCTAATGTTCGTGCTGTATTTATCGGGTCTGTACCTGGAAAGTTTATGGACGGCAAAGAGTCGCAATGGGGACTTGGAAGACTCAAGCATTTACTTGGAAAGGTtgagaaaaaggaaaaaggaaaaggagaagGATTTTTTGACACGGATATCTGTGTTTCACAATGTAGCTCCATGGGATCGTTCGGGCCGAAGCAGGActatttggaagaattgaTGGAAGCGTTTCATTGTAAGAGAAAGCAATGGAAGTTTATTTTTCCTACGGTAGGTCAAATTCAACAGTCAATGTTGGGATGGCAATCTGGGTCATCCATTCACTTTAACATATTGGGAAAGACAAGTGTGGAGCAGGTTGAAGATTTGCGACAAAACCATAATTTGCACAAGTGGGGATCGATGAAAGCTGGAAGGGAACGAATTGCTCCACACATTAAAACCTATCTTCGCGTAAGCGAGTCTGGTGATAGGATTCGATGGGCGCTAGTGACAAGTGCCAATTTGAGCAAACCGGCGTGGGGAACAATGGAAGGAAAGGGTGCGAAGTCAAAAACAGCTCGTGGTTTAAGGATTAAATCCTATGAGGCAGGTGTGCTATTCTTTCCTCAATTATTCGAAAACGCCGGAAGTACCCCTTCACCAGTCTGCAGTATGGTACCGACTTACAAAACCAATTCACCAAAACCGGATATCCATTCCACAACAGAAAGTCATaatgaatcaaaatctCAACTACAAGTCGGGTTTCGGATGTGTTGGGATTTTCCACCTAAAGAGTATGTATCTAAAGACGAGATCTGGTCTCCCGTTGTTCCACGAAAAGACAAGGATTGGCTAGGATATACTTGGCCTCCAACTTGGGCATGATTGCAACCGATTTCACTGATTTTATAGAGGAAATATATTGTAAAGGACGAGAAATTATAGGTAGAGAAGTCGAAACAATCGAGAAGAAGGACAGATATTTATCACTAATGATTACTATTGTTTCCTAACTCgaaatttaaaatttttgctttctctGACAAGCcagtatt
The nucleotide sequence above comes from Schizosaccharomyces osmophilus chromosome 3, complete sequence. Encoded proteins:
- the prp11 gene encoding ATP-dependent RNA helicase Prp11 gives rise to the protein MSRDTRSRSPPRRPSHRDRYNYKSSKHYDRYDDRRRSNYGHQSRSEYHGSHSSRRNHREDNWKHDRYRYDDTNERRNAIFPANRGSRSPRYNAPPISEDSSRGRNYASVPERTPEESKKEEQPVRRSRFDQPAKTERPPPPPSTSLNNTSERIAVIEKKPHESEETKDKSGFASSNPPLDPKIQARLEKVRAWKESKAAQSASKIDSSSVTKPTKNLMHDDKNAMPSKGISGFELGRSNDNNKEAKKMNRVRMDDEDAPRQLNLRDYEDLWDKEDREGVQANSNPNAMDEDEVDPLDAYMESLVGTVDTVRPGLLNTEVIDSHANEEDRITQSETLEEEENLLALAAKRSKKKDVISVDHSKMSYEDFRKDFYVEPEELKHLTPGEVDEFRASLEGIKVRGVDCPKPVTSWSQCGLSSQTMEVIRGLGYGNPTSIQSQAIPAISSGRDVIGVAKTGSGKTIAFLLPMFRHIRDQRPLRNGEGPIAIIMTPTRELAVQIHRECKPFAKALNLKAVCAYGGAPIKDQIAELKRGAEIVVCTPGRMIDVLSANQGRVTNLHRCTYLVLDEADRMFDLGFEPQVMRIINNVRPSRQTVLFSATFPRAMEALARKVLKKPIEITVGGRSVVASEVEQIVEIRSEGSKFMRLLELLGELYNTKADVRTLVFVDRQEAADTLFSDLMKRGYSSSSIHGGKDQNDRDSTISDYKAGVFDVLIATSVAARGLDVKSLQLVVNYDCPNHMEDYVHRVGRTGRAGHTGVAVTFITPDQDKYAVDVAKALTLSKQHVPNELRKLADQFLDKVKAGKEKAAGGGYGGKGLSRLDETRNAERKMQRKAYGEDYEEEEQQQVEENQAPLENLPAEKSTGDFTLDRVRAAIGGITARALSGQSAQANKLSQPISIIKSDTDEFKAKVEINDYPQQARWAVTNNANLVHVTELTGTSITTRGNFYLPGKNPEPGEEKLYLWIEGPSELVVSQAVAELKRLLLEALEHSLEGSSRAAPTGRYKVV
- the cwf23 gene encoding DNAJ domain protein Cwf23, with translation MGLEEETIDYYELLGISEDAQDADINRAWRKTSLKYHPDKNPDDPNAAEKFHLLQIAYNALTDTKTRQAYDAERLAKLARQRREEAFDLNRRTMADKLRDREKGFYFSEQQKDLENNRLREKLRSLQEQSARLRREREERLFQGDDSNKRKREESPEKTRSISDLDRSVKVRWKKKYVDQVDESLLRSFYSNFGPIHDIIIQKTVNDDKKYVYAILVFNTLDAAYSAVTAESPSVIKDAQWLKPSEGKKSVEEKQPKTSMDYEELTMLRMKQKQREREQEMKATTAET
- a CDS encoding mitochondrial oxidoreductase-like protein, OXLD1-like protein; translated protein: MKVNAFNLLFHSSKWIPKGNLNCFSRRIHEVPLLKPSLKFYKQLLKQPQPNLNVDTDANVSFLAVEEGPASLRTYSVGNVSHMYNGIRVPPKPEEPLNCCQSGCSICVWDVFADDLEEYNQARRKAKRSFLEKQMTLPKELESVSLEETSSLKELPPQLQAFVLLEKRLAQEQNQQ
- the rad16 gene encoding DNA repair endonuclease XPF, whose translation is MEVPLHLTLSYQQKIFNEVINEDGLCVMAPGLSLLQIAANVLAYFAIPNSLVLLVGANFNDNELLQRELEEELGKGLQIVNTETMSVDKREKAYQEGGIFSVTSRILVMDLLTQIIPTENITGIVLLHADRIVSTGTEAFIIRLYREKNRTGFIKAFSDDPERFLMGVNALSNALRCMFLRHVFIYPRFHVDVTESLEKTPADVIELNVDFTDSQKSIQSCLLSCIEATVRELRRYNSAYLDMEEWNIDSALHKSFDVTIRRQLDPVWHRVSPKTKQLVGDLSTLKFLLIALISYDCVSFLKILDTIILSVRTGGFSSNSQPSPWLMLDSANTLIRIARDRVYRSPAGSMDEYYPVLEEQPKWSVLRDVLEEISHENVLHESNDPDFSTNSILIMCSEERTCLQLRDYLSTIHYDNKESFKMMNNRLMDYFQWREQYRNMSKSISKIEKNSKEKQSTPETSRKGTPASKRRRVRGGGTAMSRSTPESNVTQENFSNDIRLERLLLSQISKSTYTQEENESFEVLSDNNSIYIYTYNYELDTLLLNTLRPRFIIMFDSDPDFIRRIEVYKATYPQRATRVYFVYYGGSVEEQKYLYTVRREKDSFSKLIRERSNMAIILTGENERFEGQETKFLRNVNTRIAGGGHVSVTNEKPRIVVDLREFRSSLPSILHGNNFSVIPCQILVGDYVLSPNICVERKSIRDLIQSLSSGRLYSQCEAMLEHYEIPVLLIEYEQNQTFTSPPFSDLSTEIGKSDVQSKLVLLTLAFPKLRILWSSSAYATSLMFQDLKVLEKEPDPAVAASIGLEAGQDSTNTYNQAPVDLLMGLPYISMKNYKNVVYSDLKNIQEACQTDERKWSELIGPEAGRSLYTFFRKELKDYE